GGAAGGCGCGGTCGGCCACCGGGTGGTAGAGCCCCAGGAGCGTGGTGCTGCCAGCGAGCTCGTCCATGCGGTCCAGGGTCTCGGCCACCAGGGTCTCCCGGATGCCGCCCTGAAGCTCCTGGATGGAGAACCAGGGAGCGAGCCGGGCGAGAAGCTCGTCCACCCCGAGGTCACCCGACACCCGCACCAGGCGATGGGTAGGCAGGACGGCCAGGCCGGGATCCTCCATGGCGCACAGGTACATGGCCACGTGGTTGTATGGGCTGTCGGCCGCCAGACGGCCGGCCTGGTCCCGGATTTGGGAACGGAGCTGGAGGGCGGTGGTGTAGCGGTGATGCCCGTCGGCGATGTACAACGGCCGGCCGGCCAGGAAGGCGTGGATGTCGCGGACGGCCTGAGGGTCGGCCACCTGCCAGAGGCGGTGGCGGTTGCCATCCCGGTCGAGGACCGTGGCCAGGGGCTCCTCCGGCTGGGCAGCCGCCAGGCGGGTCAGGACCTCGCCTCCGGGGTCGCTGAAAAAGGAAAAGATTTGCGAGAACTGGGCCTGGCAGGCGGCCATCAGCCGCAGGCGGTCCGAGGTGACCTCGCCGAAGGTCCTCTCGTGGGGCCGGACGATACCCTCATGCAGCTCCGCCAGCCGCACCAGGGCCACAACGCCCCGCCGGGTCAGACGCCGGCCGTTGGGATGGGTGTAATCGATGTGGTACGGATAGAGACCGGGCCGGGCATCCCGGAGCAGCACCTGGTCCGCCTGCCAGCGATCCAACGTGTCCCGAGCCCGGACGTAGCGCTCCGGGTCCGCGCCGGCCCGGGCCGAGCCCTTGTCCAGGTCGAGATGCACCATGTTGTACGGATGCTGGGCTGCCAGCGCGGCCTGGGCCGCCGGGTCGATGACGTCGTACGGCGGCGTCACCACCGCCTGCAGGCTGGGCACCCGGGCCGGATTGAAGCGCAGGCCGCGGAACGGGGCGATGAAGGCCATGGATCTCCTCGATGAAGGCCCTTGACGGCCGGGGGAAAGGCGAAGCATATTGCACAGCACCGCTGCGGGGCTTCCGGCCGGTAGCCGGGGCCGCAAGTGGAGGATGAGCATACCTGCTTTCGCCCAAAAACGCCAACGCCGAGCCGCCCATGTTCGAGATCTTCGTGACTGCCAGCTTTGCCGCCGGCCACCACCTCCGCAACTATCCGGGCAACTGCGAGCATCCCCATGGCCACAACTGGGAGGTGCGGGTGGCGGTCCTGGCCCACAGCCTGGATGACCTGGGCATGGCGGTGGATTTCCGGACCGTCAAGGCCGCCCTCGGCCAGGTGCTCGCGGACCTGGACCACCGCAATCTCAACGACCATCCTGCCTTCACCCACCGCAACCCCTCCTCGGAGAACCTGGCCGTCCACATCTACCAGGGACTGTTGCCCCTCCTGGCCGGGGAGCGGTACCGCCTGGCCAGCGTCACCGTCTCGGAGACCCCCAGCTCCGGGGTCACCTTTCGTGCCGACTGAGAAACCGCTGGCGGTCGCCGAGACCTTTGCCAGCATCCAGGGCGAGACCTCCTTTGCCGGCTGGCCGGCCTTCTTCATCCGCCTGGCCGGCTGCAACCTGCGCTGCCGCTGGTGCGACGCCCGCTACACCCACGAGGAGCCGGCCGCCCGGCTCACTGCCGTAGCCCAGCTCCTGGACGAGGTCTACGCCCAGCCCTGGCGGCTGGTGGTGATCACCGGCGGTGAGCCGCTGCTGCAGCCGGCGGTGCTGCCACTCCTGGCCGCCCTGGGCGAGGCCGGCTGCACGGTGCTCCTGGAGACCAACGGCAGCCTGGCCATCGCAGCGGTGCCGGCGCCGGTGGTGCGGATCGTCGACGTGAAATGCCCGGGCAGCGGCATGGCCGGCTCCTTCCTGCTCGCCAATCTCCGGGCGCTGCGGCCGCAAGACGAGGTGAAGCTGGTTCTGGCCGACCACGCAGACTACCAGTGGGCGCGGGACTTCATCCGCCGCCACCATCTCTGGACCAGGGCGACGGTGCTCCTGTCACCGGTGGCGGACACCCTGCCCCCGGGCCTTCTGGGGGACTGGATCCTGGCCGACGGCCTGCCGGTGCGGCTGCAGGTGCAACTCCACCGACTGCTCTGGCCGGAGCGGCTGCGGGGCGCCTGAGGCCTGGCGCCCCGCGTCGTTTGTGCCCTCTGACTCTTTGTGCCATACTGAAGGAGATCGAGGGCGCTTTTTCCCTGAGCGCCCTCTTGCCTTCTGGAGGACTGCTGCTGCCCATGCCCGTCTCCCTGGCCCAGCGCCTGGCCCGCTACGTCACGTACAACCGCAACCGCCTGGACCGGGCGATCGCTTTTGATCCGGACAAGGCCAACCTTTTCTTCAAGATCGTGCCTTTTCTCCTGCACACCAACCATCCGGATCTACCGGGCTACCTGGCGGACCCGGCGGCGCCTTGCGGTGTGCACGGCTTTGACCCCTTGTCCCTCAGCCGGGAGCTGTTCTGGCGCGCCTTTCCCGGTGCCTCTACCGGCGCCACCCAGCCGACCCCGACCGCCGGGCCGCCGGCCGTCCTCTCCCTGGCCACCGTGGGCTCCATCGGCACCATCGCCCAGACCACCAAATCCGACTGCGACTACTGGGTGACCATCGACGCCCAGGCCCTGGGCACGGAAGGAAGGGCTTTCCTGGAGCGCAAATGCCAGGGAATCGAGGAGTGGTGCGCCAAGAAGGGGGCGGAGGTGCACTTCTTTCTCATGGATGCGGCGGAGATCCGGGAGAACCGCTTCAGCGGCGACGCCGAGAAAGAATCGGCCGGCTCGGCCCTCAGGCAGCTCCTCAAGGACGAGCTCTTCCGCAGCCACATCCTGGTGGCGGGCAAAATCCTCCTGTGGTGGCTGATCCCGCCGGGGCTTTCCGACCAGCAGTACCGGGCCTGTGTGGCCAGGATGGAGACCGAGCCGGGCTTCGACCCGGGCGCCTTTGTGGATCTGGGCTATGTTTCCGGCATCCCCCGGGCGGAGATCTTCGGCGCCTGCCTGTGGCAGATGAACAAGGCCCTGGACAGCCCCTTCAAATCGGTGCTCAAGTTCGCCTACCTGGAGGTGCTCCTGCAGCAGACCGCCAGCCAGCTGCCCCTTTTTTCGGACAGCATCAAGTGCCTGGTCACCTTCCCGGACCTCCTGTCCCGGGAGGGTCAGGAGGTGCTGGAGCTGACCGAGGTGGACCCGTACCTGCTCCTGGCCCGCTCGGTGGTTTCCTTCTACCAGCAGCAGAGCCGGACGGAGACGGCGGACTTCATCCGCAAGTGCCTGTTCCTGAAGACCATCGAAGGCATGCAGTCCCAGATCAAGCGGGCGGCGCCGAAGAGCGGCCTGCCGGCCACCACGGCGCTCATGAAGCGCTGGGATCTCCTGCCCGAGGATCTGGGTCACTACCTGGCCTACCGGAGCTGGCGCTACCGGGAGCTGGTGGAGCTGGGTGGCACCATCCACGCCTATCTGGCCGACACCTACAAGGGCCTGCGGGAGATCTTCCAGAGCCTGGCCGCGGCGGAGGGGATCACCATCACCGAGCGGGACATCTCGGTGCTGGGCCGGAAGCTCTTCACGTTCTACGAAAAGAAGCCCAACAAGATCGAGTACATCAAGAGCCCGTCCCGGCAGGCCATGGAGCAGGAGCACATCTCGATCCTCATCACCAAGGTGGAGGGCCGGGTCATCTTCTACGCCTTCCAGGGCAAGCACGACCGCAAATCGATCCGGGACAAGATCGACTACGTCATCCGGCGGGAGGACAACCTCATCTCCCTGGTGGTCTGGATGGCCATCAACGGCGTCCTTTCCAGCCGCACCGAGCTGCACCTGTCCTCCGACTACTCGCTCCTGGACCTCACCGATATCCAGCAGCTGACCCAGGCCATCCTCCAGTTCTTCCCCACCCTGGCCTTCTCCCAGATCGCGGCCGAGGACCTGGTGAAGGCGGAGCGGGTCACCCGGGCCCTGGCGGTGGTCAACATGACCAAGCAGCCGGTCAAGGGTGCCAAGGCCATCCCGTCGAGCCTCATCACCGTCAACAGCTACGGTGAATACTTCATCCAGCACGTCACCACCGTCACCCAGCTCAAGAACCTCTTCCGGGTGCTGCTCACCAAGCATTTCGTCAGCCGCTGGAACAAGAACCTGGAGATCTTCCTCCCCCCCCAGCCCGAAGCCCGCCTGCTCCAGTCCATGCTGGAGGGCTAGCCCCTTTTCCGGCCCCCCGGCGGCTTTCCGCTTTTCCGGACAGACCTTTCCGGAAAAGCCAACAGGCCCGCCCCGTCGATCGTTTGACGGAGCGGGCCTGTTGGCTTTGCTGACCCCGCGGCATGCCCATGCCGCGGGTTTTGACGCCCAGGCGGAGCCTGGGCCAAGTGGTCAATGCGTGGTGGTGGTGGGGCCGGCGGCGGCCGGCGCCTGCCGCCAGCCCTCCACCAGGCCGAGATCATGGCCGTAGAGGGTGCAAACCTCCTCCAGGAGGACCTTGCGATCGGGCAGGGTGAGTCGGAAATAGATGGGACTCAGCATGAGGACGCTCAGAACATCTTGTCTGGTCATGGGGCACCTCCGGCATGCGGTCGTGGCCATATTCCCTCCCTGGCGTTGACCTGATAGTAAAGCACGATCCGTGCCAGATGCCTCAGGCGGCCGGTCCCTCGGGGCGGATCCGGAACCGCTCCTGGATCCGCTGCAACGAGACCAGGTTGGCGCTGCGCTGGGCCGGGGTGAGAAAGGAGATGAGCTTGCGCTCCAGAAGCCGGGGGTCCACCTCGGCGGCAATGGCCAGCACCCCTTCCATGATGATCTTCTGCAGCAGGAGCTCCCGGTCGGTACGCTCCCGGAGCCGATTGGCAGCGGGCAGCACCAGGAGGTGGGCCAGAAGAAGGCCGGTCAGGATGGGAGCCATGACCGCCGGCAGGAGGGCCACCAGAAAGGCCTTGCCGGCCAGGGCCAGCTGGGCGATGCAGCCTACCAGGCCAAAGGCGGGCAGGAAATCGGCCACCGCCCGCAGGGTCCGTTCCGACTCCTCGCGGCGGAAGCGGAAGAAATACATCTCGGTGGACAGGAAGTCCCGGATATGCTCCGCGGCCACCCCGTCCACCAGCAGGGAGAGGGCGCGGCGCAGGAAGAGGATCGTCGTCTCCCCTTCGTCCTCCTGCAGGGAGAGGATACCTCGGAAGCGGGATTTGACCGACAGGTCCACCAGGATCCCGACGATCTCCTCGGCATCCTTGAGGGAGCGGCCGTAAGCTGTCTGGAGCATCCGGCCGACGATCCACAGCCGCTCCGGAGGAAAAGCGATCATGGTGGCCGCTGCCGAGCCGCCCACCACCACCAGGATGCCGGCCAAAAGCGGCCCGGCCCACAACAGGCCCGCCACCGCCAGCGCCACGCCAGCCAGCCCCCCGAAAAAACCGCTGCCCCTCATGCCTGCCCTCCTTCTGTTAGAAGCCGGCTGCTCCATCAAGGCTGACCGCAAGCTCCAGAAAGCCGCCCCCCGCCGGCATGCCTTCGGCGGCACGGGTCGCTGCGGTCAGCCGGCCCGCCGGCAGCCCGGTGGCGGTCGCCGCCCGGGCGGCCCGGCCGGCCGCCAGCTCCAGGGGGCTGGTCCAGGCCTCGATGGCCAGGGGGGGCTCGCCGGCCTGCGCCACCACCAGGACCGGGCCAGCCGCCGCGGCCAGCACCCGTCCCAGCCTGGCCAGGGCCCGGTCGCCGGCCGGATTCAGCGCCACGGAGCCGGCAACAAAAAGAAAGGCGTGATCGAATTCGATGCGCAGCCGTGACCCGGCGACCAGCTCCACGGCTGCCCGCTCGTCGTCCATCTCCTGGTCCAGGGCGCGGCGCACCATGGCCAGGAGCTGGGCCGGCACCGGGGTGGCGGCCGGCGGGCCCACCGCCGGCGGCTCGACCAGGACCGCCTCCAGCATCGCCGCCAGGCGGCCCTCGCCCTCCAGGTCGTGACCGCCTGGCCCGCCGGCCCGGGACAGCAGCGCCACCACCAGGAGGATGAGCATCACCTGCCCGAAGGGCACCGGCCAACCGCTGGCCGGCCGCGGCTCCGGCCGCGGCAGCAGCGGATCCTGGGCCGGCATCCCCACCGGCGGCCGTCCGGCCCGCCGCCGCGGCCGGGCGCCGGCGACCGCCGTCCCCTCGCTGGCTCCTGATTCAGGCACGATCGCCTCCAGCCGAAAAAAAGGATTGCCCGCCGGCAACCGGTTGCATACAATGGCCACCATCGCAAGGCCACTGCCACACAATTACTCTTGCGTCCCGGTCACGGTCCATTGTCCCAAACAAGAGCCCCACACAGAACCTACGAAAGGAGAAGCCACGGATGAACAGCAAGGCGCTTATCATCGGTCTGACCATCGGCCTCGCTCTGCCTCTCGCCGCCATTCCCGGCATTGCCCAGGAGAAGGAGAAATCCTCGGTAGACTATGGCCAGAGGCTCTTCAACGACCCCACCCTGGGGGGATCCAAGAACGACAAGAGCTGCAACAGCTGCCATGCTGGCGGCAAGGGCCTGGAGAAGGCCGGAGCCCATCCGAAGCTCGTGGAGACCATCAACAAGTGCCTGGTCGGCCCCATGGAGGGTCAGAAGATCGATGGCCGGAGCGTCGAGATGCGCTCCCTCAAGATGTATATCCAGTCCCTCGCCAAGCCCTGACGCCCCTGCCCGCCCGTGACCGGATCATGAAGGGGCGGCGTACCAGCCCGCCCCTTCGCCTTTTCGGCCGCCCCTCATTTCAAGAACGGCAGCAGGGCCTTGAACTGGGGGGTGCCGGCCTGCCGGAGCAGCTCGTAGATGAGCATCTCGGTGGAGCCGATCACCACCCCCAGGCTGGCCATCCGCTCAAGCCCCAGACGGTGGCTCTCCGGGGTGCGGGAGGAGACGGCGTCGGCGATGACCCAGACCCGGTAGCCGGCCTGGCGGGCGCCCAGAGCGGTCTGGTAGACGCAGATATGACTCTCGACACCGGTCAGGATCAGGGTATCGATCCCGGCCGGCAGGCCGCCCACCCGCTGCCGGACCGCTACGTTGTTGAAGCAGCCGAACTCGGTCTTGTCGGTGACGGTCAG
The DNA window shown above is from Thermodesulfobacteriota bacterium and carries:
- a CDS encoding DUF1015 domain-containing protein produces the protein MAFIAPFRGLRFNPARVPSLQAVVTPPYDVIDPAAQAALAAQHPYNMVHLDLDKGSARAGADPERYVRARDTLDRWQADQVLLRDARPGLYPYHIDYTHPNGRRLTRRGVVALVRLAELHEGIVRPHERTFGEVTSDRLRLMAACQAQFSQIFSFFSDPGGEVLTRLAAAQPEEPLATVLDRDGNRHRLWQVADPQAVRDIHAFLAGRPLYIADGHHRYTTALQLRSQIRDQAGRLAADSPYNHVAMYLCAMEDPGLAVLPTHRLVRVSGDLGVDELLARLAPWFSIQELQGGIRETLVAETLDRMDELAGSTTLLGLYHPVADRAFLLGLTAAGRATLAPELPPALRELDVVVLSELVLGQALGLDRAACEAQGLVRYFSDPDEALDVAVKDGQGNGSSELLFLMNPTPVAQVRRVADAGLTMPHKSTFFYPKILTGLVMSTLDARETITLPG
- the queD gene encoding 6-carboxytetrahydropterin synthase QueD gives rise to the protein MFEIFVTASFAAGHHLRNYPGNCEHPHGHNWEVRVAVLAHSLDDLGMAVDFRTVKAALGQVLADLDHRNLNDHPAFTHRNPSSENLAVHIYQGLLPLLAGERYRLASVTVSETPSSGVTFRAD
- a CDS encoding radical SAM protein is translated as MPTEKPLAVAETFASIQGETSFAGWPAFFIRLAGCNLRCRWCDARYTHEEPAARLTAVAQLLDEVYAQPWRLVVITGGEPLLQPAVLPLLAALGEAGCTVLLETNGSLAIAAVPAPVVRIVDVKCPGSGMAGSFLLANLRALRPQDEVKLVLADHADYQWARDFIRRHHLWTRATVLLSPVADTLPPGLLGDWILADGLPVRLQVQLHRLLWPERLRGA
- a CDS encoding class I adenylate cyclase, whose protein sequence is MPVSLAQRLARYVTYNRNRLDRAIAFDPDKANLFFKIVPFLLHTNHPDLPGYLADPAAPCGVHGFDPLSLSRELFWRAFPGASTGATQPTPTAGPPAVLSLATVGSIGTIAQTTKSDCDYWVTIDAQALGTEGRAFLERKCQGIEEWCAKKGAEVHFFLMDAAEIRENRFSGDAEKESAGSALRQLLKDELFRSHILVAGKILLWWLIPPGLSDQQYRACVARMETEPGFDPGAFVDLGYVSGIPRAEIFGACLWQMNKALDSPFKSVLKFAYLEVLLQQTASQLPLFSDSIKCLVTFPDLLSREGQEVLELTEVDPYLLLARSVVSFYQQQSRTETADFIRKCLFLKTIEGMQSQIKRAAPKSGLPATTALMKRWDLLPEDLGHYLAYRSWRYRELVELGGTIHAYLADTYKGLREIFQSLAAAEGITITERDISVLGRKLFTFYEKKPNKIEYIKSPSRQAMEQEHISILITKVEGRVIFYAFQGKHDRKSIRDKIDYVIRREDNLISLVVWMAINGVLSSRTELHLSSDYSLLDLTDIQQLTQAILQFFPTLAFSQIAAEDLVKAERVTRALAVVNMTKQPVKGAKAIPSSLITVNSYGEYFIQHVTTVTQLKNLFRVLLTKHFVSRWNKNLEIFLPPQPEARLLQSMLEG
- a CDS encoding MotA/TolQ/ExbB proton channel family protein — encoded protein: MRGSGFFGGLAGVALAVAGLLWAGPLLAGILVVVGGSAAATMIAFPPERLWIVGRMLQTAYGRSLKDAEEIVGILVDLSVKSRFRGILSLQEDEGETTILFLRRALSLLVDGVAAEHIRDFLSTEMYFFRFRREESERTLRAVADFLPAFGLVGCIAQLALAGKAFLVALLPAVMAPILTGLLLAHLLVLPAANRLRERTDRELLLQKIIMEGVLAIAAEVDPRLLERKLISFLTPAQRSANLVSLQRIQERFRIRPEGPAA
- a CDS encoding cytochrome C, translated to MNSKALIIGLTIGLALPLAAIPGIAQEKEKSSVDYGQRLFNDPTLGGSKNDKSCNSCHAGGKGLEKAGAHPKLVETINKCLVGPMEGQKIDGRSVEMRSLKMYIQSLAKP
- a CDS encoding hydrolase, which encodes MDLEFLTPARCAFLVVDIQERLMAVIHEQERVAKNAVLLIRAAKALEIPIVPTTQYAKGIGPLVPPVAAELRDLTVTDKTEFGCFNNVAVRQRVGGLPAGIDTLILTGVESHICVYQTALGARQAGYRVWVIADAVSSRTPESHRLGLERMASLGVVIGSTEMLIYELLRQAGTPQFKALLPFLK